The proteins below are encoded in one region of Deinococcus ruber:
- a CDS encoding ParA family protein — MQIIATLSLKGGVGKTTIAMHLATVIAEHHALVTVLDADEEVSALRWQQHALADGVRLPFSVIPADRNSFMRQAKDLARAGHIVVIDTPPNNREVLKSAATIADVVLVPVLPTGLDVDRLGTTLDLLRDLEAALDEFNYAVVLNRYDARKGMAKEANQALDNLPRLTTVIRALASYEKAFGHIPSDLVQFREIWNELTGSTVPAEVVP, encoded by the coding sequence GTGCAAATCATTGCCACCCTGAGTCTGAAAGGAGGCGTTGGAAAGACCACCATCGCCATGCACCTTGCCACGGTCATCGCAGAGCACCACGCACTGGTCACGGTACTGGACGCCGATGAAGAGGTCAGTGCGCTGCGCTGGCAACAGCATGCCCTGGCAGATGGCGTACGTCTCCCCTTTTCAGTTATCCCGGCAGACCGCAACAGTTTCATGCGTCAGGCCAAGGACCTCGCCCGCGCCGGACATATCGTGGTGATCGACACCCCACCTAACAACCGCGAAGTGCTTAAAAGTGCTGCCACCATTGCAGATGTGGTACTGGTGCCTGTGTTGCCAACCGGGCTGGATGTTGACCGACTCGGCACCACTCTCGACCTGCTGCGCGACCTCGAAGCGGCGCTGGATGAGTTTAACTACGCCGTTGTGCTCAACCGCTATGACGCCCGTAAGGGGATGGCGAAGGAAGCGAATCAGGCACTCGATAATCTGCCTCGCCTCACCACCGTCATCCGGGCACTGGCGTCTTATGAAAAGGCGTTTGGGCATATTCCTTCAGATCTTGTACAGTTCCGTGAAATCTGGAATGAACTTACCGGCAGCACGGTGCCCGCAGAGGTGGTGCCTTGA
- a CDS encoding TetR/AcrR family transcriptional regulator translates to MSRWKPGARGRLEQAALALYSERGFEQTTVADIAQRAGLAERTYFRHFTDKREVLFGGAGILQTVLEREVANAPTSAPPIETVAAALERIEIFSPEWRETSRQRQQIIAANPELQERELLKLASLSAALTRVLKSRGVPETAAVFAADAGMTMFKVAFERWTAPANQQTFPQLIRTALEEFRVVIAGLEQGEKRSEEQSG, encoded by the coding sequence ATGAGTCGATGGAAACCCGGCGCACGTGGCCGATTGGAGCAGGCAGCACTGGCGCTGTACAGCGAACGGGGATTCGAGCAGACCACGGTGGCCGACATCGCCCAGCGAGCAGGACTGGCAGAGCGCACGTACTTCCGGCATTTCACCGACAAGCGCGAGGTGCTGTTCGGAGGCGCTGGAATCTTGCAGACAGTGCTGGAACGGGAAGTCGCGAACGCGCCGACCAGCGCTCCGCCTATCGAGACGGTCGCGGCGGCTCTGGAAAGAATCGAGATCTTCAGCCCGGAATGGCGCGAGACGTCGAGGCAGCGCCAGCAGATCATCGCTGCCAATCCCGAACTTCAGGAGCGAGAACTGCTGAAGCTGGCGTCACTTTCGGCAGCACTGACAAGAGTGCTGAAAAGCCGGGGTGTTCCTGAAACTGCCGCCGTCTTCGCTGCCGATGCCGGTATGACGATGTTCAAGGTCGCCTTTGAACGCTGGACTGCGCCTGCCAATCAGCAGACGTTTCCGCAGCTGATACGGACGGCGCTCGAAGAGTTCAGAGTCGTGATCGCCGGATTGGAGCAGGGCGAAAAAAGAAGCGAAGAACAATCCGGCTGA
- a CDS encoding helix-turn-helix domain-containing protein: MTADDTTLRALRLERGWTLTALSRETGMSVGMLSDLERGKCSSEDALTRLAVLYGLSRHQLPSPPLPPGLQELRSRPGSNLSAELLSRLCRLEFRSGHDLSADEWQRLVVTLEGTD; this comes from the coding sequence ATGACTGCCGACGATACCACCCTGAGAGCGCTGCGCCTGGAACGCGGCTGGACGCTGACGGCGCTGAGTCGGGAAACCGGAATGTCGGTGGGTATGCTTTCTGATCTGGAACGCGGAAAATGCAGCAGTGAGGACGCCCTGACGCGGCTGGCAGTACTGTACGGCCTTTCTCGCCATCAGCTCCCCTCCCCTCCCCTGCCACCGGGCTTGCAGGAACTGCGGTCCCGTCCTGGCAGCAATCTGAGTGCCGAACTGCTCAGTCGCCTGTGCCGCCTGGAATTTCGGAGCGGCCATGACTTGAGTGCAGATGAGTGGCAGCGTCTGGTGGTCACACTGGAAGGGACGGACTGA
- a CDS encoding putative bifunctional diguanylate cyclase/phosphodiesterase has protein sequence MGLLLLSGVAHLLWTLLNQGGHPSQLIGDLIFLPAYLSAAALSWRRSASFQGKVAWGWRFFSFGLLSWSVGQLYFTVLDNFTTIAPYPSFADVGYFGLALCFAVGLWLVGDIGKGQRGDVRFTLDAVMISLATGVLYWNLILKASSHPFEFQPWIALAYPLADLILLMTAVLIALWSPHSPVARRFPMLGLGLLLFLVADAIYQTQAGTLRYSAAGMLNVLWTLGAVSLGCWAYFNRPSVSQDAVPDVPRWSELAEAILTLLPSFGFMVSLWLLMTTQGLFTHTSKAVQGAALCALLLISLGLIRQVLSLRMELGLRRKLQGQASLDTLTGVFNRRQITERLAGVIRKATQHGTSSAVLFIDLDRFKRINDAFGHRTGDEVLTEAARRIGRCIRDHDSIARMGGDEFVVILSRIRDAQEAGLVAQRILHAVSRPILLNDQSFALTASIGIAVSPDDGQVGEALVHHADLAMYQVKKGSRNGYQFYSQTLVVDVQPQLKIEAQLLGALERGEFQLHYQPLIELKSGRIHSLECLLRWVSPVLGAVSPATFIPLAEERGLIVELGSWVLRQAAEHVSTWRDAGHTQLCVSVNISPVQFEQPDFVALVESILGEYHLPGQALLLELTEGSLIKDLAASNVKLAQLRARGIRIGLDDFGTGFSSLSYLRQLQVDILKIDRSFISAMEGEGSAFVQMIVQLAQHLGLTTVAEGIETHSQRVVLTALNCEIGQGYLFCRPQPADAIPFLLRSHQHVRVPEPVGS, from the coding sequence ATGGGGTTGTTGTTGCTGTCAGGCGTCGCTCATCTTCTGTGGACACTCCTGAATCAGGGAGGCCACCCTTCGCAACTGATCGGCGACCTGATCTTTCTTCCAGCGTACCTGTCGGCTGCTGCACTGTCATGGCGGCGTTCCGCTTCCTTTCAGGGCAAGGTGGCCTGGGGCTGGCGGTTCTTCTCGTTCGGGCTACTGAGCTGGAGTGTCGGGCAGCTTTACTTCACGGTGCTCGATAACTTTACGACCATTGCCCCGTATCCGTCGTTTGCTGACGTGGGTTATTTCGGTCTAGCACTGTGTTTTGCAGTTGGCCTGTGGCTGGTGGGTGATATCGGTAAGGGGCAACGAGGCGACGTGAGATTTACTCTCGACGCCGTTATGATCAGCCTGGCAACTGGCGTGCTGTACTGGAATCTGATTCTGAAAGCCAGCTCTCACCCGTTCGAATTTCAACCCTGGATCGCGCTTGCCTACCCGCTCGCCGACCTGATTCTGCTGATGACGGCTGTTCTGATCGCTCTATGGAGTCCTCACAGCCCGGTTGCCCGCCGCTTTCCCATGCTGGGACTTGGTCTGCTGCTGTTTCTTGTGGCAGACGCCATCTATCAGACGCAGGCCGGGACCCTTCGGTACAGCGCCGCAGGGATGCTCAATGTCCTGTGGACACTGGGAGCTGTCTCACTGGGCTGCTGGGCCTATTTCAACCGCCCGTCTGTCTCTCAGGACGCGGTGCCCGACGTTCCCCGCTGGTCAGAGCTGGCAGAGGCGATCCTGACGCTGCTGCCCTCCTTCGGGTTCATGGTGTCCCTGTGGCTGCTGATGACCACCCAGGGGCTGTTTACCCACACCTCCAAGGCGGTGCAGGGTGCTGCCCTGTGTGCGCTGCTGCTGATCTCGCTGGGCCTGATCCGGCAGGTTCTGTCGCTGCGGATGGAACTGGGTCTGCGCCGCAAGCTGCAGGGTCAGGCCAGTCTCGATACCCTGACCGGTGTATTCAACCGCCGTCAGATCACTGAGCGGCTCGCAGGCGTCATTCGCAAGGCCACTCAGCACGGAACCAGCAGCGCGGTGCTGTTTATCGATCTCGACCGCTTCAAACGCATCAACGACGCTTTCGGCCACCGCACGGGCGATGAAGTGCTGACAGAGGCGGCGCGGCGGATCGGACGCTGCATCCGCGATCACGACAGCATTGCCCGGATGGGCGGCGACGAATTCGTGGTCATTCTGAGCCGTATCCGAGATGCTCAGGAGGCGGGGCTGGTCGCGCAGCGCATTCTTCACGCGGTCAGCAGGCCCATTTTGCTCAACGATCAGAGCTTTGCCCTGACCGCAAGTATCGGGATTGCGGTGTCGCCCGATGACGGCCAGGTGGGTGAAGCTCTGGTCCATCACGCCGACCTGGCGATGTATCAGGTGAAAAAGGGCAGCCGCAATGGCTATCAGTTCTACAGTCAGACGCTGGTCGTCGACGTTCAGCCGCAGTTGAAGATCGAGGCGCAGTTACTGGGCGCTCTGGAACGCGGAGAATTTCAGCTTCACTATCAGCCGCTCATCGAACTGAAATCCGGGCGCATTCACTCGCTCGAATGCCTGCTGCGCTGGGTGTCGCCCGTTCTGGGTGCCGTGTCGCCCGCCACCTTCATTCCGCTGGCAGAGGAACGCGGCCTGATCGTCGAGTTGGGGTCGTGGGTGCTGCGCCAGGCTGCCGAGCACGTCAGTACCTGGCGTGACGCGGGCCATACTCAGCTCTGCGTGTCGGTAAATATCTCGCCTGTTCAGTTCGAGCAGCCAGATTTCGTGGCGCTCGTGGAAAGTATTCTCGGTGAATATCATCTTCCGGGACAGGCATTGCTGCTGGAACTTACCGAGGGAAGTCTTATCAAGGATCTGGCGGCCAGTAACGTCAAGCTGGCTCAACTGCGTGCGCGGGGTATTCGCATCGGCCTCGACGATTTCGGAACCGGATTTTCCAGTCTGTCGTATCTGCGGCAACTCCAGGTCGATATTCTCAAAATCGACCGCTCGTTTATCAGTGCGATGGAAGGTGAGGGATCTGCGTTCGTTCAGATGATCGTTCAGCTCGCTCAGCATCTGGGACTAACAACGGTGGCAGAGGGCATTGAAACACACAGTCAGCGTGTGGTGCTGACGGCTCTCAACTGCGAGATCGGTCAGGGATATCTGTTCTGTCGGCCACAGCCTGCCGACGCCATTCCTTTTCTGCTCCGGTCCCACCAGCACGTGCGTGTTCCCGAGCCAGTCGGTTCATAA
- a CDS encoding CBS domain-containing protein has translation MKIRDYMSSKVMTVTPQTRLSEAREQLEVSGLRCLPVVEGRRLVGLLLASDLPGEAAPGIQVQAVMRPPNVTVPPNGAIERAAVLMLQHDVRGLPVVDAHEQLVGVLTVSDLLGVLVAHPPVQLWG, from the coding sequence ATGAAGATCAGAGATTACATGTCGAGCAAGGTGATGACGGTCACGCCGCAGACCCGGCTGAGCGAGGCACGTGAACAACTGGAGGTGTCGGGGCTGCGGTGCCTGCCCGTCGTGGAGGGGCGCAGACTGGTGGGTCTGCTGCTGGCAAGCGACCTGCCGGGGGAGGCCGCGCCAGGGATTCAGGTGCAGGCGGTGATGCGCCCACCGAACGTGACGGTGCCGCCCAACGGTGCTATCGAACGCGCCGCCGTGCTGATGTTGCAGCATGATGTACGCGGCCTCCCAGTGGTAGACGCGCATGAACAACTGGTCGGCGTTCTGACGGTCAGTGATCTGCTGGGCGTGCTGGTGGCCCATCCGCCCGTACAGCTCTGGGGCTGA
- a CDS encoding EAL domain-containing protein, translating into MSDLSTLDLYREALDALSSAVVVIDQSGMIVAANRAWTQFVSAHVLSASSVPNAADYLQLCTTLMSTAVAVDGQTLVQGVRMVLGGGAGDGYIYTWHSARQGRWYQMRVTRLPKKPLLMIVHEDVTDSRAVEDVLEEQIEFARSLLLTSPDCLEVVNLEGKLLWRNGTAQRLLALPAAELETEQPVAVDWFQSWPPESQIAVRQALEAARAGGRGTVQAYRTAPDGLRHFWDAVLTSVPGPDTLIYRILVTSRSQTDARADREAWTDDLPHGRQVLEHTQQAWFSLDTEWRFQSLNEHAQTILQHSTSELRHRNLWQVFPQLVKTEVYAHYHSAMRERRSVHFEHFEASLAAWFEIRVYPQPNGLTVYFRDIGGKKLEEQAQHDRNTILEMTVQGAALPDILVQVALMVERQYPGYACTILLNQQGNLYTSAAPSVSPEFQRAVDGLEVREGAGVCGTAVFRGELVVVEDTLNSPSCRDFVDVLRPNHLLACASLPIIDGLGVVLGALALYARQPGPFPSAVLFELGKARHLAAVAIEHHLLTRRLTHQTKHDALTGLANRVLFEERLQQAISVSQERGGLVALLFIDVDDFKAVNDSLGHHIGDQVLRGLAERLQGCVRHGDTLARMSGDEFTIILPLATEAEAVQVAQRCLKALEYPFVALEREVYLTASVGISVSPVGGRDAETLQRSADLAMYHAKTQKVGWALFEASLNHRAYERFQMAGYLRRAIELNELEVHYQPQVLLADHSILAVEALLRWNHPLLGMVSPAQFIPVAEETGLIVALGHWVLKEACLQGVRWLQEGRPPIRVAVNVSALQFDRADFVTVVASCLHETGFPANYLELELTERLVMRNVEASVRRMEQLRELGVSISIDDFGTGASSLSYLPRLPINILKIDRSFITELRQDSANYLVVKAILNLAESLDLLSIAEGIETAEELQILQRLGCALGQGYLFARPEPARPNHWFSVQSQKS; encoded by the coding sequence ATGAGTGACCTTTCGACCCTGGACCTGTACCGAGAAGCGCTGGACGCTCTGTCTTCTGCCGTGGTTGTGATTGACCAGAGCGGCATGATCGTGGCAGCCAACCGTGCCTGGACGCAGTTTGTCTCCGCTCATGTCCTTTCTGCTTCATCGGTACCCAACGCCGCAGACTATCTTCAGCTGTGTACGACGCTGATGTCTACAGCCGTTGCCGTCGACGGTCAGACGCTGGTGCAGGGCGTGCGAATGGTGCTTGGGGGCGGGGCTGGGGACGGTTACATCTATACGTGGCATTCTGCGCGGCAGGGGCGCTGGTATCAGATGCGCGTGACTCGGCTGCCGAAGAAACCTCTGTTGATGATTGTTCATGAGGACGTGACAGACAGCCGAGCAGTGGAAGACGTGCTGGAAGAACAGATCGAGTTTGCCCGCAGCCTGCTGCTGACCAGTCCGGACTGTCTGGAAGTGGTGAATCTGGAAGGAAAGCTGCTGTGGCGAAACGGAACGGCGCAGCGCCTGCTTGCTCTGCCCGCCGCAGAACTGGAAACTGAACAACCCGTCGCTGTGGACTGGTTTCAGAGTTGGCCGCCCGAATCGCAGATTGCCGTTCGGCAGGCGCTGGAGGCAGCCCGCGCAGGTGGGCGGGGGACCGTGCAGGCTTACCGCACTGCGCCCGATGGCCTGCGGCACTTCTGGGACGCTGTGCTGACCAGCGTGCCGGGTCCTGACACTCTGATCTACCGGATCCTGGTCACTTCACGCTCTCAGACAGATGCTCGGGCGGACCGCGAGGCATGGACAGATGACCTCCCACATGGACGGCAGGTGCTCGAACACACTCAGCAGGCCTGGTTCTCGCTGGATACCGAGTGGCGCTTTCAGTCTCTGAACGAGCACGCACAGACAATCTTGCAGCATTCAACCTCCGAACTGCGACATCGGAATCTGTGGCAGGTCTTTCCTCAGCTCGTGAAGACCGAAGTCTACGCGCACTATCACTCGGCCATGCGCGAGCGGCGCAGCGTGCACTTCGAGCATTTTGAGGCGTCTCTCGCCGCGTGGTTTGAAATCCGGGTCTATCCACAGCCCAACGGCCTGACAGTCTATTTCCGCGATATAGGCGGCAAGAAGCTGGAAGAGCAGGCGCAGCATGATCGCAACACCATTCTGGAGATGACGGTACAGGGAGCAGCCCTGCCCGACATTCTGGTTCAGGTGGCACTGATGGTCGAGCGTCAGTATCCGGGGTATGCCTGCACCATTCTGCTCAATCAACAGGGCAACCTCTATACTTCCGCCGCACCCAGCGTGTCTCCTGAATTTCAGCGGGCCGTTGATGGTCTGGAAGTCCGTGAAGGCGCGGGCGTCTGCGGCACTGCAGTGTTCCGGGGCGAACTGGTCGTGGTCGAAGATACGCTCAATTCGCCGTCGTGCAGAGACTTCGTGGATGTTCTGAGACCGAATCATCTGCTGGCCTGCGCTTCGCTGCCGATCATCGACGGCCTGGGCGTGGTGCTGGGTGCGCTGGCGCTGTATGCCCGGCAGCCCGGCCCCTTTCCGTCTGCGGTTCTGTTCGAACTGGGCAAGGCCCGACATCTGGCCGCCGTTGCCATCGAACATCACCTGCTGACCAGGCGGCTGACCCATCAGACCAAACACGACGCGCTGACCGGTCTTGCAAACCGTGTGCTGTTCGAGGAGCGGCTTCAGCAGGCCATCAGTGTTTCACAGGAAAGGGGAGGTCTGGTTGCCCTACTGTTTATTGATGTCGATGATTTCAAGGCAGTCAATGATTCTCTGGGACACCACATAGGAGATCAGGTGTTACGTGGGCTGGCCGAGCGGCTTCAGGGCTGCGTGAGGCACGGCGACACGCTGGCCCGAATGAGCGGCGACGAGTTCACCATCATTCTGCCGCTCGCCACCGAAGCCGAGGCGGTGCAGGTCGCGCAGCGCTGTCTGAAGGCACTCGAATATCCGTTCGTAGCGCTGGAACGCGAGGTCTATCTCACCGCGTCTGTCGGGATCAGCGTCTCGCCGGTGGGGGGCCGAGACGCCGAAACACTCCAGCGCAGCGCAGATCTGGCGATGTACCACGCCAAGACACAGAAGGTAGGCTGGGCGCTGTTCGAGGCCTCGCTGAATCACCGTGCCTACGAGCGCTTCCAGATGGCTGGCTATCTGCGCCGGGCCATCGAACTGAACGAGCTGGAGGTGCATTATCAGCCGCAGGTTCTGCTGGCCGATCACAGCATCCTGGCAGTCGAGGCGCTGCTGCGCTGGAATCATCCGCTGCTCGGCATGGTGTCGCCTGCTCAGTTCATTCCTGTGGCCGAGGAAACCGGGCTGATCGTTGCGCTGGGCCACTGGGTTTTGAAGGAAGCGTGCCTTCAGGGAGTGCGCTGGCTGCAAGAGGGTCGCCCGCCGATCCGGGTGGCGGTGAATGTCTCGGCCCTGCAATTCGACCGTGCCGACTTTGTGACGGTGGTGGCATCGTGCCTGCACGAGACGGGGTTTCCTGCCAATTATCTGGAGCTTGAATTGACCGAGCGTCTGGTGATGCGAAACGTCGAAGCTTCGGTTCGCCGGATGGAGCAACTGCGCGAGCTGGGCGTGTCGATCTCGATTGACGACTTCGGAACCGGCGCTTCGAGCCTGAGTTATCTGCCGCGTCTGCCGATCAATATTCTGAAGATCGACCGCTCGTTCATCACGGAGCTGCGCCAGGACTCGGCCAATTATCTGGTCGTCAAGGCCATTCTGAATCTGGCAGAGAGTCTCGATCTGCTGTCGATCGCCGAGGGCATCGAGACGGCAGAGGAGTTGCAGATTCTTCAGCGGCTGGGCTGTGCGCTGGGGCAGGGCTACCTGTTCGCCCGTCCTGAACCCGCCAGACCAAACCACTGGTTCTCGGTCCAGTCCCAGAAATCCTGA
- a CDS encoding SDR family oxidoreductase, with protein sequence MRVFVTGASGFIGSAVVPELLAAGHQVLGLARSEESAHALVAAGAEVQRGSLADLDSLRSGAEASDGVLHLAYIHDFSQIAAAAQADRQAIAALGGVLEGSGRPLVIASGVLGLATGRVATERDTPDQAIHPRMAAAQATLDLAAHNVRSSVVRLAPTVHGEGDHGFIAVLIGIAREKGVSGYIGDGSNCWPTVHRFDAARLFRLALEQAPAASVLHGVAEEGVPLRAVAEVIGRHLNLPVVSVPPEQAGEHFGWLGMFLGADVPTSNALTRELLNWQPEHPGLLEDLEQGHYFHGSPAQ encoded by the coding sequence ATGCGTGTATTCGTTACGGGTGCGTCTGGTTTTATCGGCTCCGCTGTCGTTCCCGAACTGCTCGCCGCCGGGCATCAGGTGCTCGGTCTGGCGCGTTCGGAGGAAAGTGCACACGCGCTCGTGGCTGCCGGAGCAGAAGTTCAGCGCGGTTCGCTGGCTGATCTGGACAGCCTGCGGTCTGGGGCCGAGGCGTCTGACGGCGTGCTTCATCTGGCATATATCCACGACTTTTCACAGATAGCGGCGGCGGCGCAGGCCGACCGACAGGCCATTGCTGCGCTTGGCGGCGTCCTTGAAGGCTCGGGTCGTCCGCTGGTGATCGCTTCCGGAGTCCTGGGTCTGGCAACCGGACGCGTTGCTACCGAACGCGATACGCCCGATCAGGCGATTCACCCGCGTATGGCTGCTGCACAGGCCACACTGGACCTCGCAGCCCACAATGTACGCTCATCGGTCGTCCGTCTTGCACCGACTGTTCATGGTGAAGGCGATCACGGATTTATTGCTGTTCTGATTGGTATCGCACGCGAAAAAGGAGTCTCGGGATACATCGGCGACGGCAGCAACTGCTGGCCCACTGTCCACCGCTTCGACGCTGCCCGCCTCTTCCGGTTGGCTCTGGAGCAGGCTCCGGCAGCGTCCGTACTGCATGGCGTCGCCGAGGAAGGAGTGCCGCTGCGGGCCGTTGCCGAGGTAATCGGACGACATCTGAATCTGCCGGTGGTCTCGGTTCCCCCTGAGCAGGCAGGCGAGCATTTCGGTTGGCTGGGTATGTTCCTGGGAGCAGATGTGCCAACCTCGAACGCGCTTACCCGCGAGTTACTGAACTGGCAGCCCGAGCATCCAGGTCTGCTCGAAGACCTCGAACAGGGGCATTATTTCCACGGCAGCCCAGCTCAGTAA
- a CDS encoding ParB/RepB/Spo0J family partition protein, which produces MSNRFAKPSGSSGTLSSILNRSVELAAGKGSLLHTALDEQLKAQSGEHVFLPIRQLVPNPGQPRRYFSPDSLEQLATSIRERGVLQPLMVRPLPREQYEIVFGERRWRAASIAGLEVVPVLIRTLSDSEVKFIAAVENLQREDLNRFDEVQFKLHLVAELLGVSEEQARAQLKQLRTQADDEGTVDRRTRVAALFEQLGNESWVSFVTNGLPVLNLPAFLVEPLRAGQLAYSKALLIARAPDMHQQVLLEKTVNNNLSLTELRQELQTLSTPATPQTADVVRRLLTPKRLQQLQQQNPKKHQRVQSLLTELRTLIDEPAASSE; this is translated from the coding sequence TTGAGCAACCGATTCGCCAAGCCCAGCGGCAGCAGCGGCACTCTCAGCAGTATTCTCAACCGCTCAGTCGAACTGGCCGCCGGGAAGGGTTCCCTCCTGCATACCGCCCTCGATGAGCAGCTCAAAGCGCAGTCGGGTGAACACGTCTTCCTGCCAATCAGGCAACTCGTTCCCAATCCTGGTCAACCGAGGCGCTACTTCAGTCCAGACTCACTGGAACAACTCGCCACCAGCATTCGAGAACGAGGCGTGTTACAGCCGCTGATGGTTCGCCCACTTCCGAGGGAACAGTACGAGATTGTCTTTGGTGAGCGGAGATGGCGGGCAGCCAGTATCGCAGGGCTTGAAGTCGTTCCTGTACTGATTCGCACCCTCAGCGATTCGGAAGTCAAGTTCATCGCGGCTGTCGAGAACCTGCAACGGGAAGATCTCAACCGCTTCGACGAAGTGCAGTTCAAGCTGCATCTGGTGGCCGAGCTACTGGGGGTATCCGAGGAACAGGCAAGGGCTCAACTCAAACAACTACGGACACAGGCTGATGATGAAGGCACGGTAGACCGCCGCACCAGGGTAGCCGCCCTGTTCGAACAGCTGGGGAATGAAAGCTGGGTGTCCTTCGTGACCAACGGCCTGCCTGTCCTGAATCTTCCAGCGTTCCTGGTCGAACCTCTGCGTGCCGGACAGTTGGCATACAGCAAGGCGTTGCTGATCGCCAGAGCGCCGGACATGCATCAACAGGTACTGCTGGAAAAAACGGTCAACAACAACCTGAGTCTGACGGAGCTTCGTCAGGAACTTCAAACCCTGAGCACACCTGCGACGCCACAAACAGCAGATGTGGTACGTCGGCTTCTGACGCCAAAGCGGCTGCAACAGTTGCAGCAGCAAAATCCGAAGAAGCATCAGAGGGTCCAGAGTCTGCTGACCGAGCTGAGGACGTTGATAGACGAACCTGCTGCAAGCTCTGAATAA
- a CDS encoding peroxiredoxin — translation MALKIGDPAPPFLPFITSRRPSVAESSEIWTVLFFYPRGNHPHCVMESRRFQTLLPEFEHLGVQVIGVSVDTTEQQQYFRDFCVLKFPLISDAAYKLSRQYGVLETLEVEGENVTFARRETFLISPHGQVQYHWTDVDPDTHAATVLAELRQQLPYAQ, via the coding sequence ATGGCTCTTAAGATTGGCGATCCTGCACCACCATTTTTGCCGTTCATCACGTCGCGCCGCCCCTCGGTGGCAGAGAGCAGTGAGATATGGACGGTACTGTTTTTTTATCCACGTGGCAACCATCCGCACTGCGTGATGGAATCGCGCCGCTTTCAGACGCTGCTTCCCGAATTCGAGCACCTGGGCGTGCAGGTGATCGGCGTGAGTGTAGACACCACCGAGCAGCAGCAGTATTTCCGCGATTTCTGTGTGCTCAAGTTTCCGCTGATCTCGGACGCTGCTTACAAACTGAGTCGGCAATACGGCGTGCTGGAGACCTTAGAGGTCGAGGGTGAGAACGTCACCTTCGCACGCCGGGAAACATTTCTGATCAGTCCGCACGGACAAGTTCAGTATCACTGGACAGACGTGGACCCTGATACCCACGCTGCCACTGTGCTGGCTGAACTTCGCCAACAACTGCCCTACGCGCAATAG
- a CDS encoding universal stress protein: MMFERILVTTDGSPHGNLALPVAADLARTCHSVLSVLYVKPSPLSRWTYGDAAIYAEDLQAMQAQIDTEASHILETATRIIGLPEVHTEQRTADGLSVGSEILRAAADLGAGLIVMSTHGRGGLAHLLLGSVAEEVMRRASVPVLVIRGPGVGAAATGASVAAEHAG, encoded by the coding sequence ATGATGTTCGAACGCATTCTGGTGACCACCGATGGCAGCCCACACGGAAATCTGGCGCTTCCGGTTGCCGCAGACCTGGCCCGCACCTGTCACAGCGTCCTGAGCGTGCTGTACGTCAAGCCGTCGCCGCTCAGTCGCTGGACATACGGCGACGCAGCCATCTACGCAGAAGACTTGCAGGCGATGCAGGCGCAGATCGATACGGAGGCCTCGCATATTCTGGAGACGGCCACCCGTATCATCGGGCTGCCCGAAGTTCATACCGAGCAGCGCACCGCTGACGGCCTTTCGGTAGGCAGCGAGATTCTCAGAGCGGCGGCTGACCTGGGGGCAGGCCTCATTGTGATGAGTACGCATGGACGCGGCGGGCTGGCGCATCTGTTGCTGGGCAGCGTGGCAGAAGAGGTGATGCGCCGGGCCAGTGTGCCGGTGCTGGTCATCCGTGGCCCCGGTGTGGGTGCCGCTGCCACAGGTGCGTCCGTTGCGGCAGAGCACGCGGGCTGA